The following coding sequences lie in one Ctenopharyngodon idella isolate HZGC_01 chromosome 11, HZGC01, whole genome shotgun sequence genomic window:
- the LOC127522344 gene encoding centriolar and ciliogenesis-associated protein HYSL1-like isoform X1, translated as MNVAVSEMESLDFSEEEIQQQLAALGYRNIPKQRLREFKRDLDQLIRHEKSKSHSSSEWTSPTSHSSKSPPALIKEKVQLNNIGPSCNYVLFNTSSAGQQREIFTSTFNEDDQGDSGMNHYYDSYSRHSFAHRPARPSTAPNRLETEGPSEIFHSVLDGSETTSPDRDQAYLKPVIKRKVLRKHQGRSHVCDESTHSEDSGTVSELEERLDHMRIGASRVQYDSESEETGSYSDRSSSVMEEPPSVFREYIKGMTRSHSESDIRPRPKSFIRPVFDHPHTRNLKKTDPVARYFQYKQDWETYKPPGEKSRKELHWAIREQLMYQPPPPRPQKTYIPNSYIVPTEKKRSALRWEIRHDLAHGIIPTKISYP; from the exons ATGAACGTTGCTGTCAGtgag atGGAGAGTCTAGACTTTTCTGAGGAAGAGATTCAGCAGCAGTTAGCTGCACTTGGATACAGAAATATTCCCAAACAAAGACTGCGGGAATTCAAGCGAG ATCTAGATCAGCTGATTCGTCATGAAAAGTCAAAGAGTCACAGCTCCAGTGAATGGACTTCTCCAACATCTCACAGCAGTAAAAGCCCACCTGCACTTATTAAAGAAAAGG TTCAACTAAACAACATTGGTCCCAGTTGTAACTACGTTCTCTTCAACACCAGCTCAGCGGGGCAACAGAGAGAG ATTTTCACCTCCACATTTAATGAGGACGATCAAGGAGACTCTGGTATGAATCACTACTATGATTCATATTCACGGCACTCATTTGCTCACAGACCAGCTCGGCCCTCCACAGCACCCAACAGGCTGGAGACAGAAGGGCCTTCTGAAATATTTCACTCAGTTTTGGATGGTAGTGAGACAACAAGTCCTGATAGAGATCAGGCTTATTTGAAACCTGTGATTAAAAGAAAAGTTTTAAG AAAGCATCAAGGTAGGTCTCATGTCTGTGATGAGTCCACGCATAGTGAAGATTCTG GTACAGTTAGTGAGCTGGAGGAGCGTTTGGACCATATGCGGATCGGTGCATCTCGTGTGCAGTATGACTCAGAGAGTGAAGAAACAGGAAGTTACAGTGACCGATCCAGCTCTGTGATGGAGGAACCCCCGAGTGTTTTCCGGGAATACATCAAAGGCATG ACACGATCACACAGTGAGAGTGATATTCGGCCTCGTCCAAAGTCAT TTATACGGCCAGTTTTTGATCATCCTCACACGAGGAATCTGAAGAAAACTGATCCAGTGGCAAG GTATTTCCAATATAAGCAGGACTGGGAGACATATAAACCTCCAGGAGAGAAGAGCAGGAAGGAGCTGCACTGGGCCATCAGG gaACAACTCATGTATCAGCCTCCACCA CCAAGACCTCAGAAGACGTACATCCCCAACAGTTACATAGTTCCAACAGAGAAGAAACGATCTGCACTAAGATGGGAGATCCGACATGATTTAGCACATGGCATTATCCCAACAAAAATCTCCTATCCTTGA
- the LOC127522344 gene encoding centriolar and ciliogenesis-associated protein HYSL1-like isoform X2, whose amino-acid sequence MESLDFSEEEIQQQLAALGYRNIPKQRLREFKRDLDQLIRHEKSKSHSSSEWTSPTSHSSKSPPALIKEKVQLNNIGPSCNYVLFNTSSAGQQREIFTSTFNEDDQGDSGMNHYYDSYSRHSFAHRPARPSTAPNRLETEGPSEIFHSVLDGSETTSPDRDQAYLKPVIKRKVLRKHQGRSHVCDESTHSEDSGTVSELEERLDHMRIGASRVQYDSESEETGSYSDRSSSVMEEPPSVFREYIKGMTRSHSESDIRPRPKSFIRPVFDHPHTRNLKKTDPVARYFQYKQDWETYKPPGEKSRKELHWAIREQLMYQPPPPRPQKTYIPNSYIVPTEKKRSALRWEIRHDLAHGIIPTKISYP is encoded by the exons atGGAGAGTCTAGACTTTTCTGAGGAAGAGATTCAGCAGCAGTTAGCTGCACTTGGATACAGAAATATTCCCAAACAAAGACTGCGGGAATTCAAGCGAG ATCTAGATCAGCTGATTCGTCATGAAAAGTCAAAGAGTCACAGCTCCAGTGAATGGACTTCTCCAACATCTCACAGCAGTAAAAGCCCACCTGCACTTATTAAAGAAAAGG TTCAACTAAACAACATTGGTCCCAGTTGTAACTACGTTCTCTTCAACACCAGCTCAGCGGGGCAACAGAGAGAG ATTTTCACCTCCACATTTAATGAGGACGATCAAGGAGACTCTGGTATGAATCACTACTATGATTCATATTCACGGCACTCATTTGCTCACAGACCAGCTCGGCCCTCCACAGCACCCAACAGGCTGGAGACAGAAGGGCCTTCTGAAATATTTCACTCAGTTTTGGATGGTAGTGAGACAACAAGTCCTGATAGAGATCAGGCTTATTTGAAACCTGTGATTAAAAGAAAAGTTTTAAG AAAGCATCAAGGTAGGTCTCATGTCTGTGATGAGTCCACGCATAGTGAAGATTCTG GTACAGTTAGTGAGCTGGAGGAGCGTTTGGACCATATGCGGATCGGTGCATCTCGTGTGCAGTATGACTCAGAGAGTGAAGAAACAGGAAGTTACAGTGACCGATCCAGCTCTGTGATGGAGGAACCCCCGAGTGTTTTCCGGGAATACATCAAAGGCATG ACACGATCACACAGTGAGAGTGATATTCGGCCTCGTCCAAAGTCAT TTATACGGCCAGTTTTTGATCATCCTCACACGAGGAATCTGAAGAAAACTGATCCAGTGGCAAG GTATTTCCAATATAAGCAGGACTGGGAGACATATAAACCTCCAGGAGAGAAGAGCAGGAAGGAGCTGCACTGGGCCATCAGG gaACAACTCATGTATCAGCCTCCACCA CCAAGACCTCAGAAGACGTACATCCCCAACAGTTACATAGTTCCAACAGAGAAGAAACGATCTGCACTAAGATGGGAGATCCGACATGATTTAGCACATGGCATTATCCCAACAAAAATCTCCTATCCTTGA
- the LOC127522342 gene encoding glutamic acid-rich protein-like isoform X2: MYKAFDSLLENESKDDEGSLSSSFWTDQESEGEDREYVKKENGRIGREPEGDSNDEKERFVMGDDKKERMKETLQGNELEKEKYVLAETNPEADEDGSEEERECFIEDEKEKNLKITRTDLEKEEEEVKGKENEEESEEETGQEEEEESEKEENELEEEEEESEEEENELEEEEEEESEEEEIIKEIEEESQVVGKEGEEEEEQSEVEEKRKESQEKEESEEEKEASEEEEGSRDEEEEFELCEQGERDKKKEEKSLKKSEEEEDSDEEKESSVSGENTEENKAQSNDSDGEKDQVSVEESEEEESFPKEDSNSEETCTVKDSDSDEKKESLTKEESTGRSGEEQQDEEEGEENEEGDNVCFVLEDYEGIEEKIDDGKSFVKKESTGNSESEGSENSKPNEREANNEEEMKDEEEQTDEEEERDCFAKDSTEENPDRDEEQERNVKGDGNSEEKEKERFINEYDKEIELGKSDEKEEDISNNVDLAENRLGADELESELEKETQQCKSAEENEEEEETGWFFDAPVEEKESCDQDRKSWASDDDDDYVTVTSGHSQKLEEDNYNMLPAWEEEHADVRLKKETRDIYVEDFHESLGSPAASILTSGYGTYRPDSSKDGDPEEVDYRDDCTLAGLEEERESILDARDYDDNSSLVWFRDNQALETSDGRAPAESPDDRQDVDTQHRTDLSRDGSEDDSRQFLDMPSKDNQADQQQTPAENDIRTQDAGSQNVAYFNDDWGVEALRDSLDHPFNLRHRRGKVQRRPEEKQYDDGYDDCTKEKRVRAYTGCLGVLHCLKGFAYFVVIRGIAVEQGSSIGGPRAKSGPQHPSLPPPLFLAVRLNLVRYVAAVVPAAVRLYTHAPPTDLRNIFRANISAVIYVPYFCRQNQRYLSFVN, from the exons ATGTATAAAGCTTTTGACAGCCTTTTAGAAAATGAAAGCAAGGACGACGAAGGATCCCTGTCCTCTTCTTTCTGGACTGATCAGGAAAGTGAGGGGGAAGACAGGGAATATGTTAAGAAAGAAAACGGAAGGATTGGGAGAGAGCCTGAAGGAGACAGTAATGATGAGAAGGAAAGATTTGTAATGGGAGATGATAAAAAGGAGAGGATGAAGGAAACACTTCAAGGGAATGAGTTGGAGAAGGAGAAATATGTGCTGGCTGAAACAAATCCTGAGGCAGATGAAGATGGAAGtgaggaagagagagaatgTTTCATAgaagatgaaaaggaaaaaaacctaaaaataacAAGAACAGATCTAgaaaaagaggaggaggaggtaaAAGGCAAAGAGAATGAAGAAGAAAGTGAAGAGGAAACAGGAcaagaggaggaagaagaaagTGAAAAG GAGGAAAATGAGCtggaagaggaggaagaagaaagTGAAGAGGAGGAAAATGAGctggaagaggaggaggaagaagaaagTGAAGAGGAGGAAATAATAAAAGAGATTGAAGAAGAAAGTCAAGTGGTGGGAAAGGAGGGTGAAGAGGAGGAAGAACAAAGTGAagtagaggaaaaaagaaaggagagccaagagaaagaagaaagtgaGGAGGAAAAAGAAGCAAGTGAGGAGGAAGAAGGAAGTCGAGACGAGGAAGAAGAGTTTGAGCTGTGTGAACAGGGGGAAAGGGATAAAAAGAAGGAAGAGAAGAGTCTTAAAAAAAGTGAGGAGGAAGAAGATAGTGATGAGGAGAAAGAGAGCTCTGTCAGTGGAGAAAACACTGAGGAAAACAAAGCCCAAAGCAATGATTCAGATGGTGAGAAAGATCAGGTGAGTGTGGAGGAGAGTGAAGAAGAAGAGTCTTTTCCAAAAGAAGACTCAAATAGTGAAGAAACGTGTACAGTTAAAGATTCAGACAGtgatgaaaagaaagagagTCTCACCAAGGAAGAGAGCACAGGTAGAAGTGGGGAAGAACAACAAGACGAGGAGgaaggagaagaaaatgaagaaggagataatgtatgttttgtattaGAAGATTATGAAGGTATTGAGGAAAAAATAGATGATGGTAAATCTTTTGTGAAGAAAGAGAGCACAGGAAACTCTGAAAGTGAGGGATCAGAGAACAGCAAACCGAATGAGAGAGAAGCTAACAATGAGGAAGAAATGAAAGATGAAGAGGAACAAACAGATGAGGAGGAGGAAAGAGACTGTTTCGCAAAAGACAGTACAGAGGAAAACCCTGACAGGGATGAGGAACAGGAGAGGAATGTTAAAGGAGATGGAAACAgtgaagagaaagagaaggaaCGTTTTATCAATGAATATGACAAAGAGATAGAACTTGGAAAGAGTGATGAAAAAGAGGAAGATATAAGCAACAATGTCGATCTGGCAGAGAACAGGCTGGGAGCAGATGAACTTGAAAGTGAGCTGGAAAAGGAGACACAACAATGCAAATCGGCTGAAGAGAATGAGGAAGAAGAGGAGACAGGCTGGTTTTTTGATGCACCTGTTGAGGAAAAGGAGAGTTGTGACCAGGACAGGAAGTCATGGGcaagtgatgatgatgatgattatgttACAGTAACCAGTGGCCATTCGCAGAAATTAGAGGAAGACAACTATAACATGTTACCTGCTTGGGAAGAAGAGCATGCTGATGTACGGCTGAAGAAGGAAACTAGAGACATCTATGTTGAGGATTTTCACGAAAGTCTGGGCAGCCCTGCCGCAAGCATTTTAACGTCCGGTTATGGCACGTACAGACCAGACTCGTCTAAAGATGGAGACCCAGAGGAAGTGGACTATAGAGATGACTGCACTCTGGCTGGAttagaagaagagagagagtcGATCTTAGATGCTCGTGATTATGATGATAACAGCAGTCTGGTGTGGTTCAGAGACAATCAAGCATTAGAAACATCTGATGGACGAGCTCCTGCAGAATCACCAGATGATAGGCAAGATGTAGACACACAACACCGTACTGATCTAAGCCGTGATGGATCTGAGGATGACAGTCGTCAATTTCTTGACATGCCAAGCAAAGATAATCAAGCTGACCAGCAGCAGACTCCCGCAGAGAATGACATTAGAACTCAAGATGCAGGCTCTCAAAATGTAGCATATTTCAATGATGATTGGGGGGTGGAGGCTTTGCGGGATAGTCTTGACCACCCGTTTAATTTGAGGCACAGGAGGGGCAAAGTTCAAAGGAGACCTGAAGAGAAACAATATGATGATGGATATGATGACTGCACAAAGGAGAAGAGAGTCAGAGCTTATACTGGCTGCCTTGGTGTGTTACACTGTTTAAAGGGATTTGCTTATTTTGTAGTTATTAGAGGTATAGCTGTAGAGCAGGGCTCGTCAATTGGCGGCCCGCGGGCCAAATCCGGCCCGCAGCACCCCAGtctccctcctcctcttttcCTGGCGGTGCGGCTAAATTTGGTTAGATACGTGGCCGCAGTGGTGCCTGCAGCTGTACGGCTATATACGCACGCTCCTCCGACTGACCTGAGAAACATTTTCCGTGcaaatatttcagcagttataTATGTTCCGTATTTCTGTCGACAGAACCAGCGATACCTATCATtcgtgaattaa
- the LOC127522342 gene encoding trichohyalin-like isoform X1 translates to MYKAFDSLLENESKDDEGSLSSSFWTDQESEGEDREYVKKENGRIGREPEGDSNDEKERFVMGDDKKERMKETLQGNELEKEKYVLAETNPEADEDGSEEERECFIEDEKEKNLKITRTDLEKEEEEVKGKENEEESEEETGQEEEEESEKVENELEEEDEESEEEENELEEEEEESEEEENELEEEEEEESEEEEIIKEIEEESQVVGKEGEEEEEQSEVEEKRKESQEKEESEEEKEASEEEEGSRDEEEEFELCEQGERDKKKEEKSLKKSEEEEDSDEEKESSVSGENTEENKAQSNDSDGEKDQVSVEESEEEESFPKEDSNSEETCTVKDSDSDEKKESLTKEESTGRSGEEQQDEEEGEENEEGDNVCFVLEDYEGIEEKIDDGKSFVKKESTGNSESEGSENSKPNEREANNEEEMKDEEEQTDEEEERDCFAKDSTEENPDRDEEQERNVKGDGNSEEKEKERFINEYDKEIELGKSDEKEEDISNNVDLAENRLGADELESELEKETQQCKSAEENEEEEETGWFFDAPVEEKESCDQDRKSWASDDDDDYVTVTSGHSQKLEEDNYNMLPAWEEEHADVRLKKETRDIYVEDFHESLGSPAASILTSGYGTYRPDSSKDGDPEEVDYRDDCTLAGLEEERESILDARDYDDNSSLVWFRDNQALETSDGRAPAESPDDRQDVDTQHRTDLSRDGSEDDSRQFLDMPSKDNQADQQQTPAENDIRTQDAGSQNVAYFNDDWGVEALRDSLDHPFNLRHRRGKVQRRPEEKQYDDGYDDCTKEKRVRAYTGCLGVLHCLKGFAYFVVIRGIAVEQGSSIGGPRAKSGPQHPSLPPPLFLAVRLNLVRYVAAVVPAAVRLYTHAPPTDLRNIFRANISAVIYVPYFCRQNQRYLSFVN, encoded by the coding sequence ATGTATAAAGCTTTTGACAGCCTTTTAGAAAATGAAAGCAAGGACGACGAAGGATCCCTGTCCTCTTCTTTCTGGACTGATCAGGAAAGTGAGGGGGAAGACAGGGAATATGTTAAGAAAGAAAACGGAAGGATTGGGAGAGAGCCTGAAGGAGACAGTAATGATGAGAAGGAAAGATTTGTAATGGGAGATGATAAAAAGGAGAGGATGAAGGAAACACTTCAAGGGAATGAGTTGGAGAAGGAGAAATATGTGCTGGCTGAAACAAATCCTGAGGCAGATGAAGATGGAAGtgaggaagagagagaatgTTTCATAgaagatgaaaaggaaaaaaacctaaaaataacAAGAACAGATCTAgaaaaagaggaggaggaggtaaAAGGCAAAGAGAATGAAGAAGAAAGTGAAGAGGAAACAGGAcaagaggaggaagaagaaagTGAAAAGGTGGAAAATGAGCTGGAAGAGGAGGACGAAGAAAGTGAAGAGGAGGAAAATGAGCtggaagaggaggaagaagaaagTGAAGAGGAGGAAAATGAGctggaagaggaggaggaagaagaaagTGAAGAGGAGGAAATAATAAAAGAGATTGAAGAAGAAAGTCAAGTGGTGGGAAAGGAGGGTGAAGAGGAGGAAGAACAAAGTGAagtagaggaaaaaagaaaggagagccaagagaaagaagaaagtgaGGAGGAAAAAGAAGCAAGTGAGGAGGAAGAAGGAAGTCGAGACGAGGAAGAAGAGTTTGAGCTGTGTGAACAGGGGGAAAGGGATAAAAAGAAGGAAGAGAAGAGTCTTAAAAAAAGTGAGGAGGAAGAAGATAGTGATGAGGAGAAAGAGAGCTCTGTCAGTGGAGAAAACACTGAGGAAAACAAAGCCCAAAGCAATGATTCAGATGGTGAGAAAGATCAGGTGAGTGTGGAGGAGAGTGAAGAAGAAGAGTCTTTTCCAAAAGAAGACTCAAATAGTGAAGAAACGTGTACAGTTAAAGATTCAGACAGtgatgaaaagaaagagagTCTCACCAAGGAAGAGAGCACAGGTAGAAGTGGGGAAGAACAACAAGACGAGGAGgaaggagaagaaaatgaagaaggagataatgtatgttttgtattaGAAGATTATGAAGGTATTGAGGAAAAAATAGATGATGGTAAATCTTTTGTGAAGAAAGAGAGCACAGGAAACTCTGAAAGTGAGGGATCAGAGAACAGCAAACCGAATGAGAGAGAAGCTAACAATGAGGAAGAAATGAAAGATGAAGAGGAACAAACAGATGAGGAGGAGGAAAGAGACTGTTTCGCAAAAGACAGTACAGAGGAAAACCCTGACAGGGATGAGGAACAGGAGAGGAATGTTAAAGGAGATGGAAACAgtgaagagaaagagaaggaaCGTTTTATCAATGAATATGACAAAGAGATAGAACTTGGAAAGAGTGATGAAAAAGAGGAAGATATAAGCAACAATGTCGATCTGGCAGAGAACAGGCTGGGAGCAGATGAACTTGAAAGTGAGCTGGAAAAGGAGACACAACAATGCAAATCGGCTGAAGAGAATGAGGAAGAAGAGGAGACAGGCTGGTTTTTTGATGCACCTGTTGAGGAAAAGGAGAGTTGTGACCAGGACAGGAAGTCATGGGcaagtgatgatgatgatgattatgttACAGTAACCAGTGGCCATTCGCAGAAATTAGAGGAAGACAACTATAACATGTTACCTGCTTGGGAAGAAGAGCATGCTGATGTACGGCTGAAGAAGGAAACTAGAGACATCTATGTTGAGGATTTTCACGAAAGTCTGGGCAGCCCTGCCGCAAGCATTTTAACGTCCGGTTATGGCACGTACAGACCAGACTCGTCTAAAGATGGAGACCCAGAGGAAGTGGACTATAGAGATGACTGCACTCTGGCTGGAttagaagaagagagagagtcGATCTTAGATGCTCGTGATTATGATGATAACAGCAGTCTGGTGTGGTTCAGAGACAATCAAGCATTAGAAACATCTGATGGACGAGCTCCTGCAGAATCACCAGATGATAGGCAAGATGTAGACACACAACACCGTACTGATCTAAGCCGTGATGGATCTGAGGATGACAGTCGTCAATTTCTTGACATGCCAAGCAAAGATAATCAAGCTGACCAGCAGCAGACTCCCGCAGAGAATGACATTAGAACTCAAGATGCAGGCTCTCAAAATGTAGCATATTTCAATGATGATTGGGGGGTGGAGGCTTTGCGGGATAGTCTTGACCACCCGTTTAATTTGAGGCACAGGAGGGGCAAAGTTCAAAGGAGACCTGAAGAGAAACAATATGATGATGGATATGATGACTGCACAAAGGAGAAGAGAGTCAGAGCTTATACTGGCTGCCTTGGTGTGTTACACTGTTTAAAGGGATTTGCTTATTTTGTAGTTATTAGAGGTATAGCTGTAGAGCAGGGCTCGTCAATTGGCGGCCCGCGGGCCAAATCCGGCCCGCAGCACCCCAGtctccctcctcctcttttcCTGGCGGTGCGGCTAAATTTGGTTAGATACGTGGCCGCAGTGGTGCCTGCAGCTGTACGGCTATATACGCACGCTCCTCCGACTGACCTGAGAAACATTTTCCGTGcaaatatttcagcagttataTATGTTCCGTATTTCTGTCGACAGAACCAGCGATACCTATCATtcgtgaattaa
- the mrpl4 gene encoding 39S ribosomal protein L4, mitochondrial has product MFRATLAICGRTVVKRFISSVSEESALPSNLRLPSNLIGVAGQKRAPPSGSDLPVLRRCEADIPTHLAPTQTWLESLESHDGEPLGVVDLHPDVFSVPVRLDILHAVEVWQRNFKRISHAKVKSRAEVSGGGRKPWKQKGSGRARHGSIRSPLWRGGGVAHGPRGPTSYYYMLPMKVRVQGLKIALTAKLAQDYLHIVDSLEIPSPDPHYLQDLVKHRQWGESVLIVDVGDEFPQNILKATENLKTVNIIPAIGLNVHSMLKHESLVLTLEAVKFLEKKLLWHDVRYTPLYPFKLPYRDLP; this is encoded by the exons ATGTTTCGTGCCACGTTGGCAATATGTGGAAGAACGGTTGTTAAAAGG TTCATCTCATCGGTTTCTGAAGAAAGCGCACTTCCATCAAATCTGCGACTCCCATCAAATCTCATCGGAGTCGCGGGACAAA AGAGGGCTCCTCCATCCGGCTCTGATCTTCCAGTGCTGCGCAGATGTGAGGCTGATATCCCGACTCACCTGGCACCCACTCAAACGTGGCTCGAGTCTTTGGAAAGTCATGACGGTGAACCTCTTGGTGTGGTTGACCTACACCCTGATGTCTTCTCAGTGCCTGTCAG GTTGGATATTCTCCATGCTGTAGAGGTCTGGCAACGTAATTTCAAACGAATA AGCCATGCAAAAGTCAAGTCAAGagctgaagtcagcggtggaggcaggaaaccatggaaacaaaaagGAAGTGGGCGGGCACGACATGGAAGCATTCGTTCTCCATTATGGAGGGGAG GGGGAGTAGCTCATGGTCCACGAGGACCAACCAGCTATTATTACATGTTACCCATGAAGGTGCGGGTGCAAGGGCTGAAAATCGCCCTAACTGCCAAATTGGCTCAG GATTATCTTCATATTGTGGACTCGCTGGAGATTCCCAGTCCAGACCCCCACTATCTCCAGGACCTGGTCAAACACAGACAGTGGGGGGAATCAGTCCTCATCGTTGATGT AGGTGATGAATTCCCTCAGAACATTCTCAAGGCAACCGAAAATCTGAAAACAGTGAATATTATTCCAGCTATAG gtCTAAACGTCCACAGCATGTTGAAACATGAGAGTCTGGTTCTCACTCTGGAAGCTGTAAAATTTCTTGAAAAGAAGCTTCTTTGGCATGATGTGCGTTACACTCCCCTGTATCCCTTCAAACTCCCATACAGAGACCTGCCATGA
- the c11h6orf120 gene encoding UPF0669 protein C6orf120 homolog, with protein sequence MALCWGGLLVLAALSQALGSPQHSEEPSVPDEWVLLHVVQGHIGAGNYSYLRLNHEGRIILHMQSLKGDADLYVSDKTLRPNFDSYKLQSTTCGQDVVVVPGDFVRPVGIGIYGHPSYMESEFEMKVFYDQTALTEDEMDKNSYPSNETPGQSQHSQGPEDVMEEEESILWTILIGILKIILEILF encoded by the coding sequence ATGGCGCTGTGCTGGGGTGGTTTGTTGGTGTTGGCGGCCCTCTCCCAGGCCCTGGGCTCTCCGCAGCACTCAGAGGAGCCTTCCGTGCCAGATGAATGGGTCCTGCTACATGTCGTGCAAGGCCACATAGGGGCGGGAAACTACAGCTACCTGCGTCTTAACCACGAAGGACGCATTATCCTCCACATGCAAAGCCTTAAAGGAGATGCAGATCTCTACGTCTCTGACAAGACGCTGCGGCCAAACTTTGATTCCTACAAGCTTCAGTCTACCACCTGTGGCCAGGATGTGGTAGTCGTCCCAGGGGATTTTGTAAGGCCTGTTGGAATCGGGATCTACGGACATCCCTCCTACATGGAGAGTGAGTTTGAGATGAAGGTGTTTTACGACCAGACAGCACTGACAGAAGATGAAATGGACAAAAACTCTTATCCTTCAAATGAGACTCCTGGTCAGTCTCAACACTCTCAGGGCCCTGAGGATGTGATGGAAGAAGAGGAATCCATCCTGTGGACTATTCTAATTGGGATTCTTAAGATCATACTTgaaattttgttttga